A part of Streptomyces sp. NBC_01210 genomic DNA contains:
- a CDS encoding ABC transporter ATP-binding protein has translation MAEEGTELTAETPETTEAAENPSEELRYRSATLAAFEQQPVTTKAMAKRLPQLVRKALALAWRVDRRAVVTLLVCQALSGFMEAFGLLATTSTITALIAGGNMGDNLLDALPSIGVLAGAAGLRALLGIAVNNISSRLSPRISREAELQMLSAAVNAELAAYDHPGFNDKREAADRGAEVAQDLLTESQDVMACVASLVAAAGVVTVLHPVLLPLLMLAAVPQGIASVKGARVHYETSRAMAAERRTLNLLRWFVVDKDTADQLRSCTMAEFLLNRYRAIGNRVDSATDKAVHQGARYAIVGATAGGLAAGLVWVALALLLASGRMSVASAGTAVFALRTVGSSLHGVVGYGTRLFRTGLYLDDWAEFIEEAGGHRLNRGTLSPPPPQTVKAEALTYRYPGADRPALEKVSLEVRRGEVLALVGENGSGKTTLSKLLTGLYLPTDGTVTWDGTDVADFDPHALWTQTAIVPQDFAHWPMSARDNITLGQLHDGDEAVLRAAARSGAAEVVDGLRSGLDTLLAREWFGGVELSGGQWQRIAIARAFHRPAGLLVMDEPTSALDARAEHRIFTGLRDIARDRAVVLVTHRLANVAVADQIVVLDHGRVIQQGTFGELVGSPGLFQELWVLQNDRGVPAPRRAERP, from the coding sequence GTGGCCGAAGAAGGGACCGAGTTGACCGCCGAAACCCCTGAGACCACCGAAGCCGCCGAGAACCCCAGTGAGGAGCTGCGGTACCGCTCCGCCACGCTGGCTGCCTTCGAGCAGCAGCCGGTCACCACGAAGGCGATGGCCAAGCGGCTGCCCCAGCTCGTACGCAAGGCACTGGCCCTCGCCTGGCGCGTCGACCGGCGCGCGGTCGTCACCCTCCTGGTCTGCCAGGCCCTTTCAGGGTTCATGGAGGCGTTCGGGCTGCTCGCGACGACGAGCACGATCACGGCTCTGATCGCCGGCGGCAATATGGGCGACAATCTTCTGGACGCCCTCCCTTCGATCGGCGTACTGGCCGGAGCAGCCGGCCTGCGGGCCCTGCTGGGTATCGCCGTCAACAACATCTCCAGCCGCCTGTCCCCCAGGATTTCCCGGGAGGCCGAGCTGCAGATGCTGAGCGCGGCGGTCAACGCGGAGCTGGCGGCGTACGACCATCCCGGCTTCAACGACAAGCGTGAGGCGGCCGACCGTGGCGCCGAGGTCGCCCAGGATCTCCTGACCGAGTCCCAGGACGTCATGGCCTGTGTCGCCTCGCTCGTCGCGGCGGCCGGAGTGGTCACGGTCCTGCATCCGGTCCTGCTGCCACTGCTGATGCTCGCGGCGGTCCCGCAGGGAATCGCGAGCGTGAAGGGCGCCCGCGTCCACTACGAGACCTCACGCGCCATGGCCGCGGAGCGCCGGACCCTGAACCTGCTGCGCTGGTTCGTGGTCGACAAGGACACCGCCGACCAGCTTCGCTCGTGCACCATGGCGGAGTTCCTCCTGAACCGCTACCGGGCCATCGGCAACCGGGTCGACTCCGCGACCGACAAGGCCGTGCACCAGGGCGCGCGCTACGCGATCGTCGGCGCGACGGCCGGAGGGCTGGCGGCCGGGCTGGTGTGGGTGGCCCTCGCTCTTCTCCTGGCGTCGGGGCGGATGTCGGTCGCCTCGGCGGGCACGGCGGTCTTCGCCCTGCGTACGGTCGGCTCCTCGCTCCACGGCGTCGTCGGCTACGGCACCCGCCTCTTCCGGACCGGGCTCTATCTCGACGACTGGGCCGAGTTCATCGAGGAGGCAGGCGGCCACCGTCTGAATCGTGGCACTCTCTCCCCGCCGCCCCCGCAGACCGTCAAGGCCGAGGCTCTCACCTACCGCTACCCGGGCGCGGACCGCCCGGCGCTGGAGAAGGTCAGTCTCGAGGTCCGCCGGGGCGAAGTCCTGGCTCTGGTGGGCGAGAACGGCTCCGGCAAGACCACTCTCAGCAAGCTCCTGACCGGCCTGTACCTTCCGACCGACGGCACCGTGACCTGGGACGGGACGGACGTCGCCGACTTCGATCCGCACGCTCTGTGGACGCAGACCGCGATCGTCCCGCAGGACTTCGCGCACTGGCCCATGTCCGCCAGGGACAACATCACGCTGGGCCAGCTCCACGACGGCGACGAGGCGGTTCTCCGCGCCGCTGCCCGCTCCGGGGCCGCCGAGGTGGTGGACGGTCTGCGCAGCGGTCTGGACACGCTGCTCGCACGGGAGTGGTTCGGCGGGGTGGAGCTGTCCGGCGGCCAGTGGCAGCGCATCGCCATCGCGCGCGCCTTCCATCGCCCGGCCGGGCTGCTCGTCATGGACGAACCCACCAGCGCACTCGACGCCCGCGCCGAGCACCGCATCTTCACCGGCCTCCGGGACATCGCCCGGGACCGCGCCGTCGTGCTCGTCACCCACCGCCTCGCCAATGTCGCCGTCGCGGACCAGATCGTCGTACTCGACCACGGCCGCGTCATCCAGCAGGGCACCTTCGGGGAACTGGTCGGATCCCCCGGGCTCTTCCAGGAACTGTGGGTCCTTCAGAACGACCGGGGCGTACCGGCACCACGCCGCGCGGAGCGGCCGTGA
- a CDS encoding SpoIIE family protein phosphatase, whose translation MPSDRSGDEKAPGPLWSEPGTLLQHVAVAVFGIDDDDRICYWGPGARDLFGHDPAAVLRKPAGVLFPDPPRGAPAPSIRLAERGRTLGYWRGRLQARHLDGAVFDCGFRVFPVTGAGGRSVVMALASRSDELDRVKTNLAFLDALFETCPIGLVMLDEESRYVHLNQALADMDGLPIEEHLGRRMEEIMITSDGGEYQRILRAVAAEGRPVVGALVGVRTPGHPDRDQVRSVSFFPLSGAVGSRSGVGGLLVDVTDREQAIMEATAGRQRLALLDRAAARIGTTLDVNVTARELVDAAVPEFSDASVVEVVEWMDEPEVFDPELPLVTRRIASGTILPPPATELVSGLESVTYPPGSAIHRMLRTGRPVSVLVNDEFVTRTVIHQARARLLRESGLACILIAPLIARGTVQGLTMFGRSAARPAFTEEDLSLAGELASRAALCLDNARLYSRVHDIAVTLQRALLPSALATSPYVQVAHRYLPGSHITEVGGDWYDVINLSGDRVALVVGDVMGHGVPAAAAMGRLRITAKALARHTQEPHELLAELDTCAQEAGIELATCLYILYDPTTGRARMASAGHPPPLVRHPDGTVETISNVLGVPLGVGGHPFTTIEITLPEDAILALYTDGLIEARGQDIEEGLAAVRAELSRASGQLEETADRMLSSLLPDPPDDDTVLVLARVRRSPPHSP comes from the coding sequence GTGCCGTCAGATCGGTCGGGGGACGAGAAGGCTCCCGGTCCGCTCTGGTCCGAGCCCGGGACGCTACTGCAACACGTGGCCGTTGCTGTCTTCGGCATCGATGATGACGACCGGATCTGCTACTGGGGACCTGGCGCGCGGGACCTCTTCGGGCACGACCCCGCTGCGGTGCTGCGCAAACCCGCCGGCGTGCTCTTCCCGGATCCGCCCCGAGGCGCCCCTGCCCCTTCGATCCGGCTGGCGGAGCGAGGCCGCACCCTGGGGTACTGGCGCGGCCGGCTGCAGGCACGGCACCTGGACGGCGCGGTCTTCGACTGCGGTTTCCGGGTCTTCCCCGTCACTGGCGCAGGGGGCCGTTCGGTGGTCATGGCCTTGGCGAGCCGCAGTGACGAACTCGATCGGGTGAAGACCAACCTGGCCTTCCTCGACGCCCTCTTCGAGACCTGCCCCATTGGCCTGGTCATGCTCGACGAGGAGTCGCGGTACGTCCACCTCAACCAGGCGCTCGCCGACATGGACGGACTTCCCATCGAGGAGCACCTCGGACGGCGGATGGAAGAGATCATGATCACCTCCGACGGGGGTGAGTACCAGCGGATACTGCGCGCGGTCGCCGCGGAGGGACGGCCCGTCGTGGGCGCGCTGGTGGGTGTACGCACGCCAGGTCACCCGGATCGTGATCAGGTGCGGTCGGTGAGTTTCTTCCCCCTCAGCGGCGCGGTCGGAAGCCGGTCCGGAGTGGGCGGCCTGCTGGTGGACGTGACCGACCGGGAGCAGGCCATCATGGAGGCAACCGCCGGTCGTCAGCGGCTGGCTCTGCTGGACCGGGCCGCGGCCCGGATCGGCACCACCCTGGACGTGAACGTCACCGCCCGGGAGCTGGTCGACGCCGCGGTTCCCGAATTCTCGGACGCCTCCGTCGTGGAAGTCGTGGAGTGGATGGACGAGCCCGAGGTGTTCGACCCGGAACTGCCGCTGGTCACCCGCCGGATCGCCTCCGGCACCATCCTGCCGCCACCCGCCACCGAACTCGTGAGCGGGCTGGAGAGCGTGACATACCCACCGGGTTCCGCCATCCACCGGATGCTGCGCACGGGGCGCCCCGTCTCCGTCCTGGTGAACGACGAGTTCGTGACCCGGACCGTCATCCACCAGGCCCGCGCCCGGCTCCTGAGAGAGAGCGGTCTGGCCTGCATCCTCATCGCCCCGCTGATCGCCCGGGGCACGGTCCAGGGCCTCACCATGTTCGGACGCTCCGCGGCCAGGCCGGCCTTCACCGAGGAGGACCTCAGCCTGGCCGGTGAGCTCGCCTCCCGCGCCGCGCTCTGCCTGGACAACGCGCGTCTCTACAGCCGAGTGCATGACATCGCGGTCACCCTCCAGCGCGCACTGCTCCCCAGCGCCCTGGCGACAAGCCCTTACGTGCAGGTCGCCCACCGCTACCTGCCCGGCAGCCACATCACCGAGGTCGGCGGCGACTGGTACGACGTGATCAACCTGTCCGGCGACCGGGTCGCCCTGGTCGTCGGTGACGTGATGGGCCACGGGGTGCCGGCCGCCGCGGCCATGGGGAGGCTGCGCATCACGGCCAAGGCACTTGCCAGGCACACCCAGGAGCCGCACGAACTGCTCGCCGAGCTCGACACCTGTGCCCAGGAGGCCGGAATCGAGCTGGCGACCTGCCTCTACATCCTGTACGACCCCACGACCGGGCGCGCCCGCATGGCCAGCGCCGGCCACCCCCCGCCCCTCGTACGCCACCCTGACGGCACGGTCGAGACCATCAGCAATGTCCTGGGAGTTCCCCTCGGGGTGGGCGGTCACCCCTTCACGACAATCGAGATCACCCTGCCGGAGGACGCCATTCTCGCCCTGTACACCGACGGCCTCATCGAAGCACGTGGCCAGGACATCGAAGAGGGCCTGGCCGCGGTACGTGCCGAACTGAGCAGGGCGTCGGGCCAGTTGGAGGAGACAGCGGACCGCATGCTCTCGAGCCTGCTGCCCGACCCGCCGGACGACGACACGGTGCTTGTCCTCGCCCGCGTCCGCCGCAGTCCTCCGCATAGCCCGTAG
- a CDS encoding rhomboid family intramembrane serine protease, whose protein sequence is MVIPVHDSNPVRRTPWVTYALIVANVIVFLRMPVTVSSIAGDSGLAHLCHLQAFLEQWGAVPRELIHNRVPDLVPTGTPAVGPQGPGCLLGPPRYDKAPPLSVLTSMFLHGSWLHLLGNMLFLWIFGDNIEDRLGRVRYLLFYLFCGYVAGYGFALANPDSAEPLIGASGAIAGVLGAYLVLYPRVRVWGLVPFLFFFPLRLPAWAVLGLWFVLQAFYSAGYGVAEVGTVAYLAHVVGFVAGALLALPLRANTPPPPEPQRLHKRPQVPPRW, encoded by the coding sequence GTGGTCATTCCCGTTCATGACTCGAATCCGGTGCGGCGCACCCCCTGGGTCACCTACGCGCTGATCGTGGCCAACGTGATCGTGTTCCTGCGCATGCCCGTGACCGTGTCCTCGATCGCGGGCGACAGCGGCCTCGCGCACCTGTGCCATCTACAGGCTTTCCTCGAGCAGTGGGGCGCCGTCCCGCGGGAGCTGATCCACAACCGGGTGCCGGACCTGGTCCCGACCGGGACTCCCGCGGTGGGCCCCCAGGGGCCGGGTTGCCTGCTCGGACCGCCCCGCTACGACAAGGCGCCTCCGCTGTCCGTACTGACCTCGATGTTCCTGCACGGCAGCTGGCTGCACCTGCTGGGCAACATGCTCTTCTTGTGGATCTTCGGCGACAACATCGAAGACCGGTTGGGGCGGGTGCGGTACCTGCTGTTCTACCTGTTCTGCGGGTACGTGGCCGGGTACGGCTTCGCGCTGGCCAACCCCGATTCCGCCGAACCGCTGATCGGGGCGTCCGGGGCAATCGCCGGCGTGCTGGGCGCCTACCTGGTGCTCTACCCGCGGGTTCGGGTGTGGGGCCTGGTGCCCTTCCTGTTCTTCTTCCCTCTGCGGCTCCCCGCCTGGGCGGTGCTGGGACTGTGGTTCGTCCTGCAGGCGTTCTACTCGGCCGGCTACGGCGTCGCGGAGGTCGGCACCGTTGCCTATCTCGCCCATGTGGTCGGTTTCGTGGCCGGGGCGTTGCTGGCGCTTCCGCTGCGGGCCAATACACCGCCCCCGCCCGAACCGCAGCGGCTGCACAAAAGGCCGCAGGTACCACCGCGTTGGTGA